A window of Amphiprion ocellaris isolate individual 3 ecotype Okinawa chromosome 12, ASM2253959v1, whole genome shotgun sequence contains these coding sequences:
- the tbx18 gene encoding T-box transcription factor TBX18 codes for MAEKRRSPCALSVKAHAFSVEALIGAEKRRRTTGEDAVSPGYEDGTDVSDLTGIPGLRADRACTSDRGSEAECASDGSPESDDALLESPQPTALCAAPVTGGAGEETRVDLQGSDLWKRFHEIGTEMIITKAGRRMFPAMRVKITGLDPHQQYYIAMDIIPVDNKRYRYVYHSSKWMVAGNADSPVPPRVYIHPDSPASGETWMRQVVSFDKLKLTNNELDDQGHIILHSMHKYQPRVHVIRKECGEELSPVRAIPAGEGTHTFSFPETVFTTVTAYQNQQITRLKIDRNPFAKGFRDSGRNRMGLEALVESYAFWRPSLRTLTFEDIPGMAKQGVPGAHGGIGPSPHLLSTSPCSSPFQVCPLSPPDYTCSRPTHPLHRYGNPPEPFPPPRGSSAYEGEAFCSLPLPASQLGYLSNPTPQGYAGLRLHTPPYSLYGYTFPPSPRLAASPDKMAAAATTNHQSPFLGSSPSGTLTDSLGVLSGGQQGFLFDSRTLGLAGSQPGGGASQVTAHMG; via the exons ATGGCAGAGAAGCGGAGGTCTCCGTGCGCCCTGAGCGTAAAGGCGCACGCATTCTCGGTGGAGGCGCTGATCGGGGCGGAAAAACGACGCAGGACGACCGGAGAGGATGCCGTGTCTCCCGGGTACGAGGACGGGACTGACGTGTCTGATCTAACCGGGATTCCGGGACTGCGGGCCGACAGAGCGTGCACGAGCGACCGGGGCAGCGAGGCGGAGTGTGCAAGTGACGGATCCC CTGAGAGCGACGACGCGCTGCTGGAGAGCCCGCAGCCCACGGCTCTGTGCGCGGCGCCGGTGACCGGAGGAGCCGGAGAGGAGACCCGGGTGGACCTGCAGGGATCAGACCTGTGGAAACGGTTCCACGAGATCGGCACCGAGATGATCATCACGAAGGCTGGACG GCGGATGTTCCCCGCCATGCGCGTCAAGATCACGGGTTTGGACCCACATCAGCAGTATTACATCGCCATGGATATAATCCCCGTGGACAACAAACGATACAG ATACGTGTATCACAGCTCTAAGTGGATGGTGGCGGGGAATGCGGACTCCCCTGTGCCGCCCAGAGTGTACATCCACCCGGACTCCCCGGCTTCAGGAGAGACGTGGATGCGTCAGGTGGTGAGCTTCGATAAACTCAAACTGACCAACAACGAACTGGACGACCAGGGACAT ATTATTCTTCACTCCATGCACAAGTACCAGCCGAGGGTCCATGTGATCCGTAAGGAGTGTGGCGAGGAGTTATCCCCAGTGAGAGCCATCCCTGCCGGGGAAGGAACCCACACTTTCTCCTTCCCCGAGACTGTGTTCACCACCGTCACAGCTTATCAGAACCAACAG attaCAAGGCTGAAAATTGACAGGAACCCATTTGCCAAAGGCTTCAGAGACTCTGGCAGAAACCG GATGGGTTTGGAGGCGTTGGTCGAGTCGTACGCGTTCTGGCGTCCATCTCTGCGAACGCTCACGTTTGAGGACATCCCTGGAATGGCCAAGCAAG GAGTCCCAGGAGCTCATGGAGGGATCGGACCATCACCTCACCTGCTCTCTACGTCCCCGTGCTCCTCACCTTTCCAGGTTTGCCCTCTCAGCCCGCCTGACTACACCTGCAGCCGACCAACGCACCCCCTCCACCGCTACGGCAACCCCCCAGAGCCCTTCCCTCCTCCCAGAGGATCGTCCGCATACGAAGGCGAAGCGTTCTGCTCCCTGCCACTCCCTGCTTCTCAGCTCGGCTATCTATCCAACCCCACCCCGCAGGGCTACGCCGGTCTTCGCCTCCACACGCCGCCCTACAGCCTGTACGGTTACACATTCCCCCCCTCGCCACGCCTTGCTGCCAGCCCCGATAAGATGGCCGCCGCTGCCACTACCAATCACCAGAGCCCCTTCCTTGGCTCGTCTCCCAGTGGGACTCTAACGGACAGTCTGGGTGTGCTCAGCGGAGGACAGCAAGGCTTCTTGTTCGACTCTCGGACTTTAGGACTGGCCGGTAGCCAGCCGGGAGGTGGGGCCTCACAGGTCACTGCCCACATGGGCTGA